Within the Drosophila subpulchrella strain 33 F10 #4 breed RU33 unplaced genomic scaffold, RU_Dsub_v1.1 Primary Assembly Seq27, whole genome shotgun sequence genome, the region caccagtaatatgatctccgaagtcctctccattaggactccgtacaccataaccaccagctacttggcagcttaagcggagctggaggacgcggtGGCTTCTATaaggaggaggaaaatagggcgcccgctaaggaacagttggagaagccatggccAGCCACTggcaggatgctgggcgacttcctgcagcatcagcggatcaaccccgatcccaatccggctcccacttcctcaaggaccaatatgcccattgggactcggagctggactgcggtggcgcgggaaagatggcgaagcattggtgggacgttaaggaagctttaaactacttatttacataaataaaaacattcgttgaacattccatttatttttattttactttctttgtgtaccagcagactcctcctttttaaacttctccaattgatttgtttgtaagaccatgctacatgcattgcgggtgaactttgaaaacttcggtcacactacaaagaataagaattttctattagtgaaactcttagccgatctgagtactaggctttagtgTCGAATTGActgaggtatttataatttgttttcctgtTCGTTTTCTTTCCTAATAAATATAGTATTAACTtcttaaattttcaatttaaaaaatttatggTATTACAAgctatatataaaagtttaaatttttaaattatatatttaaaagatatatatatatatatatatatatattgaaaagGATTGTCAGTTTGGATAGACACCTAATGATGTATTTATTTACTGTCGGCTCTGCAATACTGGACTTGCTGGCAGGGAAATCATATGTTAAACTTAGGGAACTGTATATGTCGAAACAGCTTTTACCAACAGCCTTAATAGCCTATGCACACAGCCGCTTAAAAGTCGCTTTTCAACTTTAAGCGGATTCCTGTTCACACAGAGAATCGTTGAAGCGAACAGCTGATCGGCATATACAAACCGAAACGTCGTCTTCAAATTCAGATGctatgaaaataaaatggatTTTAACGCAAAAGTAAACATAATTTCAGCAATAGCCAGGGGAATGTTTTCTGCGGCGAATGATTTCTCCATTGCGGCTGAAAAATTGGCCAAGGAAGAGAGTTCAGGCAAGTGTTGTAGAAATGGAATCCCAGCTATTGAGAGCCAACAATGTGCTCGGAAAAGTAACGACCCTGGAATTTCAGCAAGTTAGATCGGCATGGCCCTTGTAAGTATTCAAAACACCTTCCTCGCGTACGTAAATTTGATTGTATTGTGTTTTCAAGCAACGATTTGGCCAATTCTCTCTTTAAAGAAAATGTTCGGTTAAGCAGAAATGCTTTTAATGTGTTGGTGCAATCGTTGCCTGGTCTTGCGAAGGACACAAACTGGAGATTGTCTATTCCTTTAGAAAAAAGGATAGCAATATCTCTTTTTACGATGGGCTCATCTGCTGAGTTCCGAATAGTTGAAAGGCTGTTTGGTGTTTCACCATCAACAATTTGCGGAATACTGCATGAATTTTGCAATGAGGCTTGGCGGAAGTTGGCACCAAAGTACCTTCCTGCAGCCTTCTTAGCCCAGGAGAATGTTGAGAATAACGTGGCAGGTTTCCATGCTCTTGGATTTCCTCACCGCTTTGGAGCCATAGGTATATTCAATTGTATAAAAACCCGCACtgaaatatctacatatattaTGTATATTAAAGTACAGATAGATGCCATATAGAAATAAGTCCTCCCAAAAATTACGCTGTCGATTTTTATAACTACATGGAATTGTACTCTGTAATTCTTTTGGCTTTAGTAGACCATAGGTGAGTAACAAACTGATTGTTTTATAAGATAAACCtaatttgtattttcattGTATTGGCAGATACCAGTTTAGATATGTATGGAGATGTTGGTGCTCCAGGCAGGTGTAACGATTCTCAAGTGTACGAGCCATCCGATCTAAAGGCACTCATTAATGGATCGAACATCTTTGAATCTAATGCCAAAGAATCGGACCCGCGGGATATCGGAAACATGTCGATCATGCTGCTCGTCTCCTCTATCACGCGCGCATATTTTGAGAGATTTCACCATCAACGATGGAAATGTACTTGGCCTGCGAACAATCAGTAATGTGAGCCGACGCCAAGGATATGAATAGACAAAGTATGGGTCCAAACCTGTGGGATTAAACTTTAGCTATTTTTTTGCTCATAAAGAAGTTTCCACCACCACcgaaataaacttaaaaaaaccTATGCCAATGGCTATGAACCTTATAGTTATGATAGTAATGAATTATGCCAAGTGGCTTAAAGGTGtaataaaaaatgaattaaaaaagtaAGGGACATTGTTTGATTGCATCATCTAAGATTGTCCTTGTGGACCATCCTCCCCTTAATGAGGACCGTGGTCCGAAGGTCCGCTTCTACAGCTCTTTCCTCACATAAGGGTGTGAGTTTATTCCCTAGCCTTCTGTTGGATTTTACCAATACTTTTTCACCAACGTCGAAGACCCTATTCTGCCGAGACGCATTTACCCTATTTCTGAGCTTTTCTTGTGCGTTTTTATTCTATCTTGTACCTCATACTGCGGATTGTCTGATTGCGTCTGAAGCACATCAGCCGGCTTCTTGTCGATAACCGAATGGATAGACTTATTGTACCTGGCAGTGGCCAGTAAAATAAGCTCAACAGTGTCGCTGATGCCTTTGTCGATTTTAAGGCATCTGGCGAGTTCTGCCAGAGTGCTGTGAAAGCGTTCCACCTGGCCGTTCGATACACTGTGTAAGGGTGGTGCATTTGCGATATTAACCCCAAAGTGGTTAGTCAACATGGCTGAAATTGTATGTGAATTCAATGACGGTTCATTGTCACAATAGATCGTTTTGGCACTTGAGAAATAGTTCATTAACTGTAACAGTGCAGGTTTGAGGTCCTCAATCGTTCTAGAGGGGATAGGCTGCACGACTGCGAACTTTGAGAACTTATCGATGCAAGTTAGGAAGTATTTCCTGTCCGTTGAGAAGATATCAAAGTGTAACATCTCCCCTGCACAGGAAGGGATCGGTGACTCGCCGATTTCCTGTTTCTTTGGATGCCTGTCATATTTGGCCCTCGCGCAGGTCTTGCGGTTTTGAACGATTTCATTGGCTAGTTTAGCCATTTTGGGAAAATAAAACTCGGAGAGTACTTGTTTGACATTTTCTTGTGCCGATCTGTGTGCCCTATTATGGCAGCGAAAATATCCGTTACACGGTTTTTGCAGTGCCAGAATTTGGTAGCTGGGAATTGCCGAACCAAATCATCCTGTATCATCGCTAGCGTGTGCAGATCGCAATGAATGGCGTTTACGCCTTTAGCAACAATAATATCCGCGAGCTCATCCAGTAATGACTCTTTGCAGGAAAAGTTGACCGCGTGTCGCCTCTTGTTTCCAAAGAGTACGAAGCTGCGTTTTAACGGAAGCCGTGCCTCTTCTAGAGTTATTTGATTCTGAAAACAGTTCAATGGCTTATCCGTTGTTTCTATTGTGTGGGTCAGGGAGAGTTCGCTGTGTATACTGGCAGTGCACGATTCAGCCTCTTGTTCCCTTATAACATTTAGTTGCTGTCGAGAAAGTGCATCGGCAACAAGATTTTCTTTACCGAGTTTGTAATGAATACGCGAGTTACATATAACCCCACTTCACTTCCCACATATGTCCAAAAcccaatttcttctttaccacctcttaataataaagtacaaGAATTGCTTAACTCATTAAATgctaaataaacaatatattaAAGTAATACAGCAAACAGGAAATGCACAGGTTAACGATCTGGCACATGCCAACCAAAATAAGTtctaagaatatataaaatccaaataaGCAAAATAACACAGTAAACAGGAAATGCATAGTTCATCCATCGTTATTAAATTCAGGCTAACTAGAGGCCAACGATCTTACACATGTCGACCAGAATAATTCGTAAGAAAACCTAATAAGCACTTCTGTAAAcctaaattaagttttctttaaaacattatcAATAAAGAATATTCAGTTGATTTTTGCCCACCAAACCCGCTTGACGTGT harbors:
- the LOC119559632 gene encoding uncharacterized protein LOC119559632 isoform X2; its protein translation is MGSSAEFRIVERLFGVSPSTICGILHEFCNEAWRKLAPKYLPAAFLAQENVENNVAGFHALGFPHRFGAIDRCHIEISPPKNYAVDFYNYMELYSVILLALVDHRYQFRYVWRCWCSRQV
- the LOC119559632 gene encoding uncharacterized protein LOC119559632 isoform X1; protein product: MISPLRLKNWPRKRVQASVVEMESQLLRANNVLGKVTTLEFQQVRSAWPFNDLANSLFKENVRLSRNAFNVLVQSLPGLAKDTNWRLSIPLEKRIAISLFTMGSSAEFRIVERLFGVSPSTICGILHEFCNEAWRKLAPKYLPAAFLAQENVENNVAGFHALGFPHRFGAIDRCHIEISPPKNYAVDFYNYMELYSVILLALVDHRYQFRYVWRCWCSRQV